The DNA region CTTTAGTCTTGACAGGGATAGAACCTATATTTGTCTCAGTACATGGATGAAGAGGTagtatttcacattttttcaaGTTTATGTATAGACCTGAAGTTCCGGGAGCAGCTGTGtttcaattcagggtctgcatccttcggaggacgcagccgaCGAGGCCGCACCCtactgaggatcctccggatgATCCTCAAccattggtaaatgggacggtctagccttcaaagcacttcctgattgtggcgcgacgtcataaattttgccccgggaaaaacaaaagcagcgacagcgacacaacacggactacacaacaaacgggacaacagtgttaATTTAGAAAtgtggaattttttaatatatttatttgttgttggagaaagaggagaggcggctccagcggcagcaaaaccggtgacggctcatttgtTCAGGCTGGTAGAGCGCATTGGGGAGGTAACGTTAAGCTGCTATTTTAacccatattattgatcataattaatataccagttactgagcaaacgctagccatataaccagtagattgacaaatatgattaaatgtaatttatattttattaaattgtaagacttgatacaacCTTTTATGCTGCTTACTGAAATatgaaagcactatcattgctaacaaagaattatatttatgtataaaatgcagtcctattttagtacagtaaaatatttttgttttgtctgaataagcaaggacatatgtttgatccaGTACTAGTAGTAGTAGAGCTCTAGTTTACATGCcttatgttagtttaatttaaaaaaaaaatatagacaatggggcattgattttttttataccatttatcatcatattatccaatttgcaacctgtcatgtttgttttctgtaatgtttgtgcatgtttgttcctctctctctccttcatcctctctgtcctgtctctctcttctcctcctctccttcatcctctctgtcctgtctgcctcttcttctcctcctctacctggccaactggcagcaggaaagttcttccttatgagccggatcctgctcaaggtttcttgctgttaaaaggaagtttttcctgacactgtggctcttaaGGGGATTCAGGCTCTGAGTCTCTGTGAAGTACTTtaagacaatttctgattgtaaaacgtaatatattaataaaactgaattgaattgaattgcagCCTTCCCCCTTATTTAATGACCTccgctttttttttcctgggggGGTTCTCACAGGGGGTCTCGCCCGGGGAGTcattcaatgtagaaccgccactgaacaggacgtcatgtttgtaaatataaaactatcactttttaatgccgctgtcactactggcattttaaaaatgcagtaaAAATACTGccatttacttacatttaaatgtgaattcggcaccaCTGCCACTGTTGCTCGCTTGTTActtcattttactgttgaaaaaaataggcctgcaaagcatcttgggatatgtaaggccacgaaggatggtagcgatgcatccttagaattcaggcaaaaggaggatgcatttgaaggaccctttgaattttggcgaattgggacagccttcgcgcagcgtTGTGAAGTAAGcagccttaaaatgcgcactccgaaggatgcagaccctgaattggaacagAGCTCGTGTAGGCTGCATCCTCCGggggatgcagaccctgaattggaacacagcccATGAAGTAAGCAGAACCTTCTTACGGCATGAGCATaattaaaataaagtaaaataaagttATTAGAGAAAAATCATGTTGCATTTTAAACGTATTTCTTTTATCAACTTAGAACTTATTTGATAGCATATTGTGAATCATTGCttgtctttaaatgtgtgtaatgatgtgttattttgtgtgtaCTCAGACAAAGCAGGATCAGTCAGGTGTAGTTTCTTTTAAATGGGTTATTTGGCACAGATCTAACAGtttcaaacaaaataaataaaattcttGTCTTGAATATAATAACTATACTCCAAAAAAAGGACGGTAATACAACATACTTGAGCAGTTAAACTAATTTATGAGCCATCAGAGCAAAgtaaaaatatttgtaaaaaattaaaaatatgaacAGAAAAGTCACACTTTAGACTGAAGTTGTAGCAATGTCCCTCATCTGCTTTGTCCAGTAGTCCTGAGTGTTAATCCATTTTCTCTGTGTGCTCTGCTGTGTcagagtcctcctcctcctcctcctcctcctcctcttccttatCCTGAGTGTTTGTTCCAGCCTGGTTGACAGCCACGGCTCCTTTCCTCTGAGGCAGGATGGTGAAGAAGGCCTCTTGCCAGCTGCCCTTCTCCAGATATGCCAGGATGATCTCAAACACTGCATGGGGTGAACAAAACTGGGACATAAAAGTCTGGATGGAAATTGGAGTATTAGTAGTTACAGTGAGAGCCCTGCAGAACCCTCTCAATGACATCATTGAAGTTGAATCCATTTGTTTACAGTCTACATTTAGCTTCCAGATAATCAGCCtatttaaatgaaaactttAAATGGAGTTAGGAAAAAGGACTCGATTTTCGCTTGTTTATAGAAGTCTACACAACAGAGGTAGCTAGGTGTGCCCTAAAGATATTAAAAGATAataaaaatcatattttattcatttgaaaaatatttttgtaaacATAAAATGTAAGTAACATTGTTTCTGAATCCACAGtccttaaggctgttccatattCCACGaaaacagagaactcgctccacgggtggtaagagttaaaaaagtttgtttcggcacggaggtaccatacacGGCATTACTCTGTAatgccgtgatcaatactgggattaatttttatcgccaccttttggacacaaactcctctgtgtgccgtgtttctccttccaggagctgtttgccagctgctcatctaaactgtccatcgtcgttgtacttcctccttctgtctgtgtgttctgcacccaaagcccttgcgcttctccacattcatcacacccacaataaattccgaccaatcacagcatggttgattgcagagccttgagagaaaaagttctgcccggaccctgtgcacgagatcgctgcacaacgggcggtccgagataaaaaatgacgtcattttgtgggtgtaacaggggggagggagttctctgttctcgcggagtatggatccagctttaccaTGGTTAACTGCTAGAACCTTCCGGCTGTTCATTTTGACAAAGCTGCTCAGAGGCAGCTGGGCGTGTGTGATCCCCAGCTCCTTTGCCTTCTCAAAGGTATAACCCTGCAAAACAACCCCAGGCAGGTTAACAGTCATCCAGCCATGATTGTGTTAACACATTATCGTCAGCAAGCAGACCTTGTGGTGGTTGTGGTCTACAAGACCTCCTATAACATACGCCTTCTTttggtccagctcctccagcacgTTGGGAGAGTCTGAGGTCAGGTACACCAGCTCCTCTTTGGCCATAACTTCACTGTAGTGCTCTGTTTTAATGTTGATGTCCTGCTCACATGGTTATATACATATTTGAGATTAAATATAATACAAACGGTGTGTTCATATTGGAACTTATCAAAGTGACTGAATTAGCTATTGGCTAATTAGGTCACATTTGCAATATACTAATGTGCTTACACAGAACTATCACTGACCAACTGTGTTACTGAATAAAAGCTGAATGAAGATTATTAAGCAAGGTTAATATTTCCTCATGACCTGGCTGCTTACCTTCCAGTTTACCCATCCTTTGTCCTTTTCATCCATGCTCTGTTTGAGTTGTCCTCCGAGGCTTGTTAAATAAAGCTAGAGGAGGCAGGAAAGATGATACATCAGACAAAGATGTTTAGGGGCAGTACTCTACAAGCACTTGGAGCAACTGCATATTTTAATTCACCGGCTCTCCTCTTACTTTAATTTACCTGCTCCATTCTTGTTGTTGCTCTTAATGAATAGAAAGCAGCAGGTCTTAGTTAACGGAGCTTTGTCAGATGTTGTGGTTTCAAACACAGACCGTCCACAGTGTTGTTATTTATCTAAGAAAGCTGAACTCCTTTAAGGTCTGTAAgagaattgtgtgttttttggttttgtctGCTGGTTTGGTGGTGTgactgaaaaagacaaacagcctTTGCAGCATTGTGATGGTCTGCTTTAAAATCACTGGGTTCCAGCAGAGGGTTTTCAATTCTTTATGGGAGAGGCAGGTGGTCCATAAAGCTCAAGGAATAACTTCTCAACATGGCCACATCCTGTCCTCCGAGTTCATGGTGATGCCTTTAGGCTTCCGTTTCATAGCACCTATCAAGAAAGACAAACGGGTACGCTAAATCTTTCATCCCTTCAGCCATCAGGCTCCTAAACTTGGACAGTGGTAGTCATACTTTGGAGTGAAAACTGTAATTGGGTTTATGTAACTTATGGGGCAATGCATCTATGTATGCCCACctatttattattatacatCTTATTTTTCTGTTCTTTAATTGTGCCACTAGGCTAATTATGTAATTATGTAGACAGTGGCTTCAAACAGAGCTCCCCTGTGCAAGTACATACTGTACTCCTGTCTGCTGCTCGTTGTTGGTAACCTCTTTTTTTACGTTTGGGAACTGCTTGAACTGAATTTCCCTCTTGGGGACTAATAAagtttgaattgaattgatatTTGTTGTTAAACAAGCCACTGACCTGCACTGGGTGTAAGGCTCGTCTGTTCTCAGCATAGCAACGCTGGATCTGTTTGTGAAGCTTCCTGacatcctgaaaaaaaaaaaaaaagaaacagatatTCTCTCAGTGTTGCTGCCTATAAACATAAAGGTATCAATCTTTGCAGTGACTCCCTGCATTGTTTACCTTGATCAGCATGAGGTCATCGAAGCTGCAGTCCAGCACCAGCCTCAGAGAGCTAGGCGTCACTTCTCTGCGTGGACGCTTCTTGGCACTCTGACtgtcttctccctcctcctgatGATTCTGCCTCTGCAGGCGACGCAGCTGcttcctctcctttcttttctgCCTGTAGTGCAGACAAGACACCCAAAACAAGTCAGTGTTTAACATTGCCAAAAGGAACAATTTAATAGTGATCATGGTGTTTGTGTGGGTTGTGTGGAGAGCATAGACTATAATCCTGAGTTAGTTATAGCTTTagtcaaacataaaaaaaagttttgagtTTTTCTCTTCCAaataggcctgtcgcgataagcaataaatcaattaattgcacgataactttaaattgGCTCGATacgtttttcggccgcgatgaATTACACTTGCACgctcgtttgttttcctttctctgtatctctccccctccctgccaaagagactggatggcaaaaggcgtcactccggtgcgtcgtagcgtataaagtgtgcaaagtccggccgtcggactttatatggcccgcggcttctgtcttaaaatgtgtcaaatcaacaggtagctCTAATTTTGTAACTCATGGtaacatgtttacatgatgtgctgagcagaccacggtcagctcgctgtctgcgtcgccacggtgcgtcacagtgctgcagggcttggacgctggttacagcaacgcagagggctgtgaagctgcacaacaccggttcaacacttcgacacaattcaccacgagaccaaacatgcttatgtatacaacCAGCTTTCAGAGAGTCTGCGTTGTATGAGTGAAGTTCCCTGCCTTCtaactggcggcactcgcggcagcgcaCCCATTAGTTCTCTTGGTCAGTCCTCCTGTTGCCATCTCTGCTAACagtttcttttatgtgtttctgtctacatggtcgCGTTttaaaattcacacacacacacacacacacacacacaaacgcttgtgtacacaaacacacatgcagacacatgtgcgcacatacagctgagcccactcccaccagcaggtagagagtgcgtgctgttttgctctctgttgctcatgacatactagttggtttgacttaactccattgactacgcTCTTTTCGAgcctttgttgaagcttcgacacatgattcaagaaaaaggttcattactcgaggcttcaatgacacagtgctcgagtaggacatctagtggtgaataaaatgaattgcggtgtgtgttactggttcatggattgtttgggatttgaatcgccaTGCACAGtagtctcgttcgactacactacatggttaaacggtttcaggctgacacaataaaatacattaaactttcagtttcactgcacaaaattgttatacaaagttacatttgaagtggatacataataattagggctaatccAACGTCATGATTAATCCAATCATGATTAATCCAATCAGTTTGaatgctttgcagcaatcaaactgataaaaatatatttattctatattctatatatatttACTTATACTATCTAACCGATTGATCTAtaactatatattgatatagcTACATTGATTGCTAGGGATGTcttatccctgaacacactcggtcccaccaagcgattcacaacccgaaccaatcacgAGGGGTCCTCCAAGATGGCGACCGTAGCAGACGCATGTTCTTATGGTTGAGCAGTTTTTTCGAATCTCTATCCTCTGATATCGTTCCGTTAGTCCTAATATGATGCTATAAATACCTACAGTGTTAAAACAGTCTCTTGACATTTCTAAGACTCGTTCTTTAGTTGATACAAAGttaattgctttttttaaaccaacGACCGGAGTACTCAATCACAGCTAGCCTAGAGGGAGCGACGGTGTTTCTGTGTGGAGCCCCAACCTTTTTTCAACACGATGCAAACGAAAAGGGGTCAAAACGCAAAGAGAAAGAACCTCCTATCTACAGGGAAGGTATGGTTTTTGGAGTTCCTTTAAATGCTAACAAGACACCAACAAGCTCTTCAGCTGATGCACCTACTGCCTCAGTCAACATGGATCATGACTGTTTAAGCTCTGGAACTCGCTGTGACCGAGATGATGATTTTCCACACCGGTCAAACCAAAGGAGAAAAGGCAAAGAGCTGAGATATCTTTAGCAGACTTACAGAACAACATTGTAGCCGCAATTAACGTGCCTGCTGATAATCTGGGGGGCATGATCACAAAGAATGCAGTGAGCATCgaagctttgaaaaaaaaaagaatcagtgGATTTTGCATTTGCAGAAGTTGAGTCACTTAAGTGTGATGTGAAGGAAATCCAAACTGCCAACAAAAGATATGAACAGCAGATAGCTGACCTGCAGCAAAAGCTCAATGAGGCTGAAAGATACGGTAGGAGATGGAACCTCAGACTCCATGGTGTCCCTGAAGGTAACGCAGAAGACATCAAAGCTAAAGTCATCAACATCTGCTGCGCCATGTTGCCTGATTCTCAGCAGAAAACATTGATATTGTCCACCGCCTAAGGAAATACCAGGGGCCTGAAAACAGACCCAGGACCACCTTTGTCCGCTTTACTAACAGGTCTACAAGAGGTCTACTTCTGTGGCAAATGGCAAAAAAGAGCGAATACCTCAAAAATAACAAGCTGAGGTTCGCTGAAGATCTAACAGCGGATGATAAGGCATCAGGCAACAAGCTGTGGCCCATGATTGAAGCGGcaaaaaaagatggaaagaaGGCTCACTTTGCAGGTACTCGAGTTATCATTGAAGGGAAAGAAATCCGCCCAGAACATCTTGACTGTTCTCAGGTGAACACATTACCCTCTAATGTGGCTCCCCACGCCTAAAGGActttattttgaatttttttttttgaggttaCTGATCCTTATTGCACTATTGTATTTGTAAAACTATTGCGTCTTCTTTCTAGAAGAAGCAGTATGCTAAAGATGTAACAAAACTCAAAAGACACTACTACATTACATTGGTTTATTACTATAGTAGCAGAGGACAAGTTAAGgtgttaaaaatacaaaaccttttttgttttttcctttatatacattttaaagatgGTCTTTAATCTCCCACTCTGCACCTTTATAATACAGAAGCTGAAAAGTGTTGCCACACTATTAATATTTTTTACTTCACAGGGAGACTGTTATACAGCTTAATTTATAACCCTTTAATGGATAGTGATTATTTCTTTTGGTACTTAAGACCTTTCTTCTTCATAGTATTTGATCTTAGCATTTTTTGTTACAttgtctttctctgtttttttttaatgccaggGGGAGACAGAATGTAAAACgaaaagctttatttttatttgcaaaacaacaaaaaactgatttttctttttttcacattcAGTTATGGATGATGCACAGTTATGGAGGGCTCAGTGGGGCAATGACATTTGGTTATCTCATGGCTCAGAGCGAGCGGCAGGTACTGCTATTTTGAAAAACTCCTTTAATGGGGCTATTTTACATTCTGAAGGTGATCCTACAGGTCATTTCCATTTTTTGGTTATTAATACCAATGAATTTTACTTGTTAACCTTGttgaaaatgacaaattgttTGATGCTTTAGAATCTCGCTTCTTACATTGGCTTTCTATGTATCCAAACGCAATGATAATGGGGGGAGACTTCAATGTTGCTCTAAATGGTCTTCAGGACAGGTGGCCTCCTCAATCTGATTATCCAAAGGCCTCTACCTTAATACAATTTATGCATAAATTTGATTTAATCGATatatggagagaaaaaaaaccctgGTGTGATCTCTCATACTTggaacaataaaacatatacTAGCTTATCACGCATAGAATTTTGGTTGATCTCCAATTGTTGGGATAAAAATACCGTTAGGGTTAATATCCTCCCTACTCCTTTAACAGATCACAAAGCAATTTCGATACAAATCTCTCTGAATTCTAATATTCATCATAGAAGCTCTTACTGGAAACTGAAAAGTTCCATCCTCACACATGAAATGGTTTCTAAAATGGTTAAGTCTCTAATTGAACATTACTGGAAAAAATCTCTATCAGAAAATCAATTCTGCAATAACTGGGAACTTTTAAAATTTGAGTTATCAAAATTCTTGAGAATATACGGTAGTTCACTTGTCAAGGCAAAAAgggctgaagaagaaaacattgtCTCAAAAATAACATCTTTATCACAAGCTCATGGAAACTTAACTGAAAATGATTCTCACCAATTAATCAACCTACAAAACAAGTTAGATGACATTCATAGGTCGAAGGCTGAGGGGGCTTATGTAAGAAGTAGGAGGAGATGGCTAGAGGAAGGAGAGCAGAATACTGCTTATTTTTTTCGGCTTGAAAAATTTCAAGCTAAAAGCATTACCATacaaaaattaaatattgatGGTAATGTTACAGATGACCCCAGAGAAATAGCTAAATATTGCTCTGACTTTTACACTAAACTTTATGATTCTAAATACTGCAAAGAACTTACCTTTCAATTCATGTATTCTCTCacagaaactaaaaaaaaaaactaattgaCACTGATTCAAAAGAATCTTGTGATAAATCACTTACTCTACAGGAAGTTATATCTGCTATTGAACATCTCAAACTTAATAAATCTCCAGGCACTGACGCTATTACCTCTGATTTTTACAAAATCTTCTCTAAAGAGCTAGCACCTTTCCTTCTTGGTCTTTTCTCCGAATGCATAAGCAAAGAATCCCTGCCTCCTACTCTGACCCAGAGCCTTATAACTAATACCTAAACCAAAGAAAGATTTACTCCTCATCGACAACTGGCGCCCTATCTCTTTACTTAATAATGATTACAAAATATTTGCTTTGATATTTGCCAAAAGAATCAAATTTGTTCTAGATGACATAATTGATGAGTCTCAGTCTGGTTTCATGAGGAACAGACATATCCAATAATGTAAGATTAGTACTTGACTTAATTGATTACTCTGATTTATGCCTTGATG from Parambassis ranga unplaced genomic scaffold, fParRan2.1 scaffold_176_arrow_ctg1, whole genome shotgun sequence includes:
- the trmt10a gene encoding tRNA methyltransferase 10 homolog A, with the protein product MADDSVKSEASAQQEDKNVNNTGCEKPANTNGKATAAGNQGLSKRQKKKLLKHHKWEEERELRKQKRKERKQLRRLQRQNHQEEGEDSQSAKKRPRREVTPSSLRLVLDCSFDDLMLIKDVRKLHKQIQRCYAENRRALHPVQLYLTSLGGQLKQSMDEKDKGWVNWKDINIKTEHYSEVMAKEELVYLTSDSPNVLEELDQKKAYVIGGLVDHNHHKGYTFEKAKELGITHAQLPLSSFVKMNSRKVLAVNHVFEIILAYLEKGSWQEAFFTILPQRKGAVAVNQAGTNTQDKEEEEEEEEEEDSDTAEHTEKMD